The Bacillus oleivorans genome has a window encoding:
- a CDS encoding serine hydrolase domain-containing protein gives MNSQINSLKDFEAYAEKLINNYQIPGVAIGLAHHGVPIYEKGFGYRNIEKKLPVAMDTIFGIASVTKSFTCVAIMQLQEQGQLNVHDPVVKYLPEFTTRSDYTNQMTIEHFMTHTAGLPPLPSLIYAKKRSLDADPSVKDYPGLHIKEYDSQGPIDTYEQLMEYIGKLDFELLGEPGTEFSYSNDAYGLLGAIVERVSGLSYESYVKQYILEPSGMKNTYFDIEEIKDYENITSLYAAKKQENGETFVYEAPIWWESPAMRGAGALKSTVHDMLKYAEIFRNKGKVGEHQILTSESVEEMIKPRIQFTHGRYYGYGLMITPDFHGVTLVEHGGNLKGVASQVCIIPEKGITGMILTNLAGVPAPTIMSAALNDLEGRLITVSPFTFEEVEASLELLRDYEGIYQSMEGMELEFTANNGSLEVSAQGTSYPIKSMGSDMFVANVRDQTEVIRFIRNDQGKVVRVAYHLRQVPKVE, from the coding sequence ATGAACAGTCAAATTAATAGTTTAAAAGATTTTGAGGCTTATGCTGAAAAATTAATCAATAATTATCAGATTCCTGGAGTAGCCATAGGATTAGCCCATCATGGGGTTCCTATTTATGAAAAAGGGTTCGGATATAGAAATATTGAGAAAAAGCTTCCCGTTGCGATGGACACTATTTTTGGAATAGCTTCAGTAACAAAATCTTTTACATGTGTCGCCATTATGCAGCTTCAGGAACAAGGCCAATTAAATGTTCATGACCCTGTTGTTAAGTATTTACCAGAATTCACTACTCGTTCAGATTATACGAATCAAATGACAATTGAACATTTTATGACTCATACTGCAGGACTGCCGCCGCTTCCTTCATTAATTTATGCCAAAAAAAGAAGTCTCGATGCTGATCCATCTGTAAAAGATTACCCTGGGTTACATATAAAAGAATATGATAGCCAGGGGCCTATTGATACCTATGAGCAATTAATGGAGTATATCGGAAAATTAGATTTTGAGCTTCTCGGAGAACCGGGAACCGAATTTAGTTATTCCAATGATGCATACGGGCTGTTAGGAGCCATTGTCGAACGTGTGAGCGGACTCTCATATGAAAGTTATGTGAAGCAATATATTCTGGAACCATCTGGTATGAAAAATACTTATTTTGATATTGAAGAAATCAAAGACTACGAAAATATTACTTCTCTTTATGCAGCTAAAAAACAGGAAAATGGCGAAACCTTCGTATATGAAGCACCTATTTGGTGGGAGTCACCGGCAATGAGGGGAGCCGGAGCTTTAAAGTCAACCGTTCATGATATGCTAAAATATGCTGAAATTTTTCGAAACAAAGGCAAAGTAGGAGAACATCAAATTCTAACATCTGAAAGTGTAGAAGAAATGATAAAACCTCGGATTCAATTTACACATGGAAGGTATTATGGATATGGGCTAATGATAACCCCAGATTTTCATGGAGTTACACTCGTGGAACACGGGGGAAATTTAAAAGGAGTTGCTTCGCAAGTTTGCATCATTCCTGAGAAAGGAATTACAGGAATGATTTTAACAAACCTTGCAGGTGTTCCAGCTCCAACTATCATGAGTGCTGCTTTAAATGACCTCGAGGGACGTTTAATTACTGTCTCACCTTTTACTTTTGAGGAAGTAGAGGCATCTCTGGAGCTATTAAGGGATTACGAAGGAATTTATCAGTCAATGGAAGGAATGGAATTAGAATTTACTGCGAATAACGGCAGCTTGGAAGTATCTGCACAAGGTACATCCTATCCAATTAAAAGTATGGGTTCGGATATGTTCGTGGCGAATGTGAGGGACCAGACCGAAGTAATCCGTTTTATAAGAAATGATCAAGGAAAAGTTGTACGTGTAGCCTATCATTTGAGGCAAGTTCCAAAAGTAGAGTAG
- a CDS encoding serine hydrolase, whose product MSLQKTNMGLQQMLNEIVQSSSGTYGVAVKHLDTGEFAGVNQHERFQLASTFKIPILVTLFRDVNSDKLELEDIVTVQEEDIVIGSGVIQHLHPRVQFTIKDLATLMIIVSDNLATDLILKLVGTENVTSYMKELGLSNTFIHFSCRQLLNLSIGLDLNSFLSAEEVRFVKWDFDYESLIFQGDSRNNVSTPVEMAMLVEKIARKEIISEKSCDAMLDILLKQQFNSRLPYLLPSRTKVAHKTGTIGNVINDVGIVYLPEGNGAFSIAVLSKESVSMEEGERTIGRIAKAAYDYFLKR is encoded by the coding sequence ATGAGTTTACAAAAGACGAATATGGGTTTACAGCAAATGCTGAACGAGATTGTACAAAGCAGTTCTGGGACCTACGGTGTGGCGGTGAAGCACTTGGACACGGGGGAGTTCGCTGGCGTTAATCAACATGAACGATTCCAATTGGCCAGTACGTTCAAGATTCCGATTTTAGTAACGCTCTTTCGTGATGTAAATTCCGATAAACTGGAATTGGAAGATATCGTTACCGTACAAGAAGAAGATATTGTGATAGGCTCCGGCGTGATTCAACATTTGCATCCTCGAGTGCAATTCACAATCAAGGATTTAGCGACACTGATGATTATTGTCAGCGATAACTTGGCTACCGATCTGATTTTAAAGCTCGTGGGTACAGAGAACGTAACATCTTATATGAAAGAGCTTGGTTTATCCAATACCTTTATTCATTTCAGTTGCCGGCAGTTACTTAATCTAAGTATCGGACTCGATTTAAATTCCTTCTTAAGTGCAGAGGAGGTACGATTTGTTAAGTGGGATTTCGATTATGAGAGCCTTATCTTTCAAGGTGATTCTCGCAATAACGTGTCAACGCCAGTTGAGATGGCTATGCTTGTAGAGAAAATCGCCAGAAAAGAAATCATTTCCGAGAAATCATGTGACGCTATGTTAGACATTTTGCTAAAACAGCAATTTAACAGCCGTCTCCCTTATTTGTTGCCTAGCAGAACGAAAGTGGCACATAAAACGGGAACAATCGGCAACGTGATCAACGATGTGGGCATAGTTTATTTACCTGAAGGTAATGGTGCCTTTTCGATTGCAGTTTTATCTAAAGAGAGTGTTTCCATGGAGGAAGGGGAACGTACCATCGGACGCATTGCCAAAGCTGCTTATGATTACTTTCTAAAAAGATAA
- a CDS encoding acetamidase/formamidase family protein translates to MIHQLLSLHNDNLHGSFSREYQPILTVDSGDSIQLKTTDIQWGYSSSKPEERVFYSSREKEERPGHPLIGPIFVRGAKPGAVLEVKINDLVPGWYGQNWAGGVQSWQNEKLGLVKEKRVQLDWELDSVKMTGNCKIGDRAFTVTLSPFMGVMGVAPKEPGVHPTAPPRYCGGNIDCKELVKGSSLFLPVSAEGALFSIGDGHALQGDGEVSGTAIECPMDFVDITLIVHEDMQLTMPRAKTPSGWITFGFSEDLNEATAVALDQMVQLMQSFYSIDKTEATALASVAVDLRITQIVNGVKGVHAVLPHGAIR, encoded by the coding sequence TTGATTCATCAATTGCTTTCATTACATAATGATAACCTGCACGGCAGCTTTAGCAGAGAATATCAGCCGATATTAACTGTGGATTCAGGAGATTCAATTCAATTAAAAACAACAGATATCCAATGGGGCTATTCTAGTTCAAAACCAGAAGAAAGAGTCTTTTATAGTTCGAGAGAAAAAGAGGAGCGGCCAGGCCATCCGCTGATTGGACCTATCTTTGTTCGAGGTGCGAAGCCCGGTGCAGTTCTTGAGGTTAAAATAAATGATCTGGTTCCAGGCTGGTATGGGCAAAACTGGGCTGGCGGCGTGCAAAGCTGGCAGAACGAAAAGCTTGGGTTAGTAAAAGAAAAACGGGTTCAACTAGACTGGGAACTAGATTCCGTAAAGATGACGGGCAACTGCAAAATTGGCGACCGGGCATTTACTGTTACCCTTTCACCATTTATGGGAGTTATGGGCGTTGCTCCGAAAGAACCTGGTGTCCACCCTACTGCACCGCCCCGGTACTGTGGCGGAAATATTGACTGCAAAGAATTAGTAAAAGGAAGCAGCTTATTTTTACCTGTTTCTGCTGAGGGTGCTCTCTTCTCTATTGGAGATGGGCATGCTCTCCAAGGAGATGGAGAAGTGTCGGGGACTGCAATTGAGTGTCCAATGGATTTCGTTGACATTACCTTAATTGTCCATGAAGACATGCAGCTAACCATGCCAAGAGCCAAGACGCCTTCCGGCTGGATTACATTTGGATTTAGCGAAGACCTTAATGAGGCGACTGCGGTAGCTCTAGATCAAATGGTTCAACTCATGCAAAGTTTTTATAGTATAGATAAAACAGAAGCCACAGCATTAGCGAGTGTGGCCGTGGATTTAAGAATCACGCAGATTGTTAATGGGGTTAAGGGGGTTCATGCTGTATTGCCTCATGGGGCGATTCGGTGA
- a CDS encoding M20 family metallopeptidase produces the protein MEKLLTKLDEVYDEIVQIRRYLHQYPELSFQETKTANYIAVYHEKLGHEVRTGVGGNGVVAYLKGDKPGPTVALRADFDALPIQEQTDVPFKSVNDGVMHACGHDGHTASLLGLAKVLNSMKSEIEGTVVFIHQHAEELPPGGAISMIEDGCLEGVDVIFGTHLQAQQPLGEIGYRVGPLQAAPDRFDIVIQGKGGHGAAPHETKDSIVIGGQLIGNLQQIVSRRVDPLESAVVSVCNFEAKNPYNVIADTAKLTGTVRTFKEEIRHFIEKEIERVVKGTCLVSDANYEYTYTRGYPTTVNHKEETEFVAELAKSVPGVESVRETEPIMGGEDFSYYLQKVKGTFFFTGARNPEWETAYPHHHPKFDLDERALLIAAKVLGAATLQYMRNGVKAEVSAEA, from the coding sequence ATGGAGAAACTGTTGACTAAGTTAGATGAAGTGTACGATGAGATTGTTCAGATTCGGCGTTATCTACATCAATATCCAGAGCTTTCTTTTCAAGAAACCAAAACAGCAAATTATATTGCTGTTTATCATGAAAAGCTGGGGCATGAGGTTCGGACGGGTGTAGGCGGTAATGGAGTTGTAGCATATTTAAAAGGGGACAAGCCTGGTCCGACCGTAGCGCTTCGTGCTGATTTTGATGCTCTTCCGATTCAAGAGCAGACGGATGTTCCATTTAAGTCAGTAAATGATGGGGTCATGCATGCATGCGGTCACGATGGCCATACGGCTTCACTGCTCGGCTTAGCTAAAGTTTTAAATAGTATGAAGTCTGAGATCGAAGGGACAGTTGTTTTTATTCATCAGCATGCGGAAGAACTGCCGCCTGGGGGTGCCATTTCCATGATTGAGGATGGCTGTTTGGAAGGTGTGGATGTGATTTTTGGCACCCATTTGCAGGCCCAGCAGCCATTAGGTGAAATTGGCTACCGTGTTGGACCATTACAAGCAGCCCCAGACCGTTTTGATATTGTGATTCAAGGCAAAGGCGGGCATGGTGCTGCCCCGCATGAGACAAAGGATAGTATCGTGATTGGCGGGCAGTTAATCGGAAACCTGCAGCAAATTGTCAGCCGGAGAGTGGATCCGCTTGAATCTGCCGTTGTTTCTGTTTGTAACTTTGAAGCTAAGAATCCTTATAACGTTATTGCGGATACGGCAAAACTTACGGGAACGGTTCGGACTTTTAAGGAAGAGATTCGTCATTTTATAGAAAAAGAGATTGAGAGAGTTGTCAAAGGTACATGTCTCGTTTCGGACGCGAACTATGAATATACGTATACGCGCGGGTATCCTACAACGGTAAATCATAAAGAGGAGACGGAATTCGTTGCGGAACTGGCAAAGTCAGTGCCAGGTGTTGAGTCGGTAAGAGAAACCGAACCGATTATGGGCGGGGAAGACTTTTCTTATTATTTACAAAAAGTGAAGGGGACGTTTTTCTTTACAGGAGCAAGAAATCCTGAGTGGGAGACAGCTTACCCGCATCACCATCCGAAATTTGATCTCGATGAAAGGGCGCTCCTAATTGCTGCTAAAGTTTTGGGCGCAGCCACTTTGCAGTACATGAGAAATGGAGTGAAGGCGGAAGTGTCAGCTGAAGCATAA
- a CDS encoding DUF3100 domain-containing protein, with product MTAQVQSLWKDWRVHALVLGIVLVTETIGIHQIPLGPGVILLLPMLYAVIIGVGLYFTPLVKEKQAKNAESLVFLSVTLLVAKFGVQAGPALPQLIEAGPALLLQEIGNLGTIFLALPIAVLLGIKRESIGMTHSIGREPNVALITDKYGFSSPEGRGVMAIYIFGTVFGAIFMGLVSGFLATVTPIHPLSFAMATGIGSGSMAAAALGPLVAAYPDMEANLIAFSGASNLATSVTGLYVSIFVALPLTEKLYELMTRRKNKKAEPGASVGVK from the coding sequence ATGACAGCACAAGTACAGAGTTTATGGAAAGACTGGCGAGTTCATGCCTTAGTATTAGGGATTGTGTTAGTGACCGAAACCATCGGAATTCACCAAATTCCACTGGGGCCAGGTGTGATTTTATTATTGCCGATGCTTTACGCCGTCATTATAGGAGTGGGGTTATACTTTACACCGCTTGTCAAAGAAAAGCAGGCTAAAAATGCGGAATCCCTTGTGTTTTTATCAGTTACGCTGTTAGTTGCAAAGTTTGGTGTGCAGGCTGGACCTGCCCTGCCGCAGCTAATTGAAGCCGGGCCTGCTTTATTGCTTCAGGAAATTGGAAACCTTGGCACGATTTTTTTAGCCCTCCCAATAGCGGTTTTACTCGGAATTAAAAGAGAAAGTATTGGTATGACTCATTCGATTGGGCGCGAACCGAATGTCGCCTTAATTACGGATAAATATGGTTTTTCTTCGCCGGAAGGCCGCGGAGTCATGGCCATTTATATTTTTGGTACAGTTTTTGGAGCCATTTTTATGGGATTGGTGTCAGGATTTTTAGCCACTGTAACCCCGATTCATCCATTGTCCTTTGCGATGGCAACAGGAATTGGAAGCGGAAGTATGGCAGCCGCTGCATTAGGACCACTTGTTGCAGCCTATCCGGATATGGAAGCGAATTTAATTGCTTTTTCGGGGGCTAGTAACTTAGCGACATCAGTAACGGGATTATATGTAAGTATATTTGTGGCCTTGCCATTAACGGAAAAGCTTTACGAATTAATGACGAGAAGGAAGAATAAAAAAGCAGAGCCAGGTGCCAGTGTGGGGGTGAAGTAG